A window of Methylobacterium bullatum genomic DNA:
GCCGAGCACGGCGCCCGCGCCCTCGAAACGGCGGCCGCTCCGACGGGGGGAGACGTCGAATCGCCGTTCGAGGGCGCGGTGATGGCGGCTTTGGCCGCACGGGGCTGGAGAATCGTGCCTCAGGTCGGGGTTTCCGCCTTTCGGATCGACCTCGGCATCGTCCATCCCGACGCTCCGGGTCGCTACCTCGCGGGGGTGGAGTGCGATGGGGCGACCTATCACCGGGCGGCGACGGCGCGCGACCGTGACCGCCTGCGCGAATGGGTGCTCACAGACCTCGGTTGGCGCATCCACCGGGTCTGGAGCACCGATTGGTGGAACGATCCGCAAGGTGCCCTCGACCGGCTCGACAGGGCCTTGCGGGCCGATCTCGACGCAGGCAGGACGAAGCCGGAGCCGGTCGAGACCGCGCCGGTCGCCCCCGATATCCCGCAGGTGGAGCCCCCCGGCCTCTATGAACCCGCCGACCTGTCGGGCTTCTCTCCCGATGCCGCGCGGTTCCACGAGGTGAGTTACGAGGCCACGCTGGCGGCGATGGCGAGCGAGGTGGTCCTGCGCGAAGGTCCTGTTTTTGCTGACGTTCTCGCCGAACGACTACTGCGCGCTCATGGCTTTGCCCGGATCACGGCCCGCCTGCGCCAGCGCGCTTTAGCAGCCGTCGATCCCCGCTGCCCCCACACCAGCGAGGGCGACCGCATCGTGCTCTGGCCGGAGGCCGCCCCTGCCGGGCCGGTGAGGTTCCGGCCGGCTCAAGGGGATGGGCGAGCCCCCGCCGACATCCCGCTCCAGGAGCTCGCAGGCCTCGCCCGCGACCTCGAACCGGCACCCGGCGTCGAGGGGCGGATGGCCGCGCATCAGGGCCTCGGCCGGATGAGCGAGGCGGTACGCGCCCGGTTCTCCGAGGCCGCCTCGCTCGCGCGGGTGAGCGAAGCGCCGGCCCCGAAACCCGTCGGATGAGACGGGCGGATCGACCGCCACGCGACCCCCGTTTCGACCGCCATGCGACGGGGTTTACGGCGGTACGCGACAGACAAAAGCCCCGCCTGGTAAGGCGGGGCCGATGGCGGTGACTTTGCAGCCGTGCGACGTGGATCAGGCCGCGAGCTTCAGAGCCTCGGGAGCGTTGTCGTTGACGAGGACGAGCTCGCCCGCCGTGACGGTGGAGGTGCTAGTCGTGGGGGTCAGGCGATCGGCGACGAAGGCCACCAGGGAGATGTTGGCGGCAGCGGCGACAGCGACGGCGGTGAGAATGAGAGCGGTCATATCGATGTTCCTTGCGGCGTTGCGTTTGCGTTGCAGCATGTATGACAGCCTCCCCGCCTCATTGGTATACCAAACGCCAAATACCACTCATGCAGCCCGCGCATGACATGCACGATATCATGCGAAGCCCTGCATTTAACGCACTATGGTGCATGTTGAGCAGAAAGCTCGATCTACCTCTCTCCTGCCCGAAGGTCCCAGCCCAATGCCCCGCTTCATCTCAGCCGTCGTCACCCTTTTGCTCGCGGGATGGTCCTTCGACGCAACTGCGCAGGATGCGAACCGGGTGCGTGCGATGAACGCGGTGAGCGACCTGGCGCGGGCGCACCGCGAGCGGACGGAGACGCTCCGGCACATGGAGACGGTTCAGCGCGACCGGGCCCGAGCGGATGACAGGATCCGGCGCAACGCCGAGCGGGACAGCCGTTCGATGCGACGCTTCGACCGCTGAGCCGGCATCGACGGCAGACCTCCGCCCTCCCCCGTTACCCGCACCCTGTCGTCATCAAACTCTGATAGATTGTAACGACCCCGAGCGTCGGAGATGAGTGGCAAACGGATTCCAGTCTTTCGCCCTCAAGCAGATGTTCCGCCTTCGACCCGACCTCGTCGCTCTCTGCGAAGCAGCTCACGTGCAAGCGGACCTTAAATTGCCAGAGACGTAAGTTTTAGAAGCCGACGGCACGCGCGGGTTTGGTATCTTCCGATTCAAGGAACTGCACGTTCATGCTTGCGCCGAGGCGATGCCGTACGAGGCAGTCGAACCGGCGTCCGTCCACATCGACGATGAGGACGAACCGTTCCGGCACCGTGGTATGCAGGCGCACATGCAACCGTGCGCCGCCGTCCGATAGGTCGCGGATCGAGCAGGCGATGCGGCCGCCGTCCGAGACATGAATGTGAGCGGCGAGCAAGATACGCGTTCGGCGATTAGCGCGCCGTTCTTCCATCCCGATGGTCCAATTGTCCAAGCCCGTGCTGATGCTCGACACACCGTCGGCGGCCTGCTGCATGCTGGCCAGGATCTCACCCGTGGCGTGCGCCTGTTCATCCATCGAGGCAGTGACGCCATCGACATGCTGGCTGATCGTACCGATCGCCGCGGTGATCGAGGCCAGGGTGGTCGCGACCTCGCTCGAGACAGCCTGCATGCCAGTAATTTCGCTGCTGATCCGGTTCGTGGCCGCTGCGGCCTGGCCAGCCAGGTTCTTCACTTCTGTCGCGACCACCGCAAAGCCGCGCCCTGCAGCGCCGGCCCGTGCCGCCTCAATCGTCGCGTTCAACGCCAGCAGATTGATCTGTTGCGCAATGTCCGTGATCATCGTGGCAACGCCGCTCATCGCATGCGCTGCCGCACGCAGCCGCTCGGTTGCGGCATCCGCCTCGCCGGCTCGACCATGGATGTCGTCCACGACGGTCTTGGACTGAATCATGCTGCGAGAGATCGAAAGCGCTGAGGCATTCATGGCGTCGGCCGCATCCGTGACCGCCTGAACGTGATCGAGCGTGCGCTCGGCTGCCTCTACGGCGACCGACCGCGCCTCCATGTTGGCGGTGACGTCGGAAGCGTATTTGACGATTTTGATCAATCGGCCACTCGGGTCGAAGATCGGGTTGTAGCTGGCCTGGATCCACACGGCACGGCCGCCCTTGCCGAAGCGCTGGAACATGCCCGATGAAAAACTGCCGCCTCTCAGGCGGTCCCAGAACGCGGCGTAGTCCGTTGTCTGCGCGTAGCCAGGCTCGACGAACATGGCGTGCGGTCGCCCCCTTATCTCCTCGATCGCGTAGCCGAGCGACTTTAGGAAGTTCGTATTGGCATCGAGGACCGTCGCGTCGGGGGCGAACTCGATCACTGCCTGTGAGCGATTGACGGCCGCGAGCTGAGCCATTGCATCCGCTACCTGCAGTTTCTGCCCGGTAATGTCGGTGGCGAACTTCACGACCTTGATCGGAACACCATCCCGATCACGGATCGGATTGTAGGTTGCCTGGATCCACACTTCGCGACCGCCCTTGGCGATCCGCTTGAACTCCCCTGAGCTGAACTCGCCTTTGCCCAGGACGGACCAGAACTCACGATAGGCCTCACCTTCGCGCTCGGCCGGTTCCACGAACATACTGTGATGACGTCCTTGGACCTCGTCGAGCGCGTAGCCCACGGCCGAAAGGAAGTTGGCGTTGGCATTCAGGATCGTGCCATCGAGCGCGAACTCGATGACGGCCTGTGAGCGCTGCAGAGCTCCGAGCTGACCGTCATGGTCGATGTTGCGTAATACTTGCTGAGTGACATCGGTTGCGAACTTGACCACTCGGATCACACGTCCGGCTCGATCAAGGACGGGATTATATGTGGCCTGGATCCAGACCTCGCGTCCATTCTTTGCGAAACGCTTGAACTCGCGCGTCTGCGGCTCGCCGTGGCGCAGCGCCTCCCAGAACGCTCGATAAGCCTCGCTGCCTTGCTCCGCGGCAGAGACGAATCGAACGTGGTTCTGCCCCTTCAGGTCGGAAAGGGTATAGCCCATCAGGTCGAGAAAGAGAGTGTTGGCAGTGAGCACCGTGCCGTCAGGAGCAAACTCGATCCGGGCCGTTGACTTGTCGACCGCGGTCATAAGCGCACGCAGATCAGTATCAAAAAACGGCACGTAGCTATCCCCACGATGCGCTGGTCGCATTCCCCTTCTCGTTGGCAGCCATAAGTTAAGCAAAACTGAAACAACCTTAAAGCGAGTTGCAGTTTTTAATTATCGGAAACAGATATTTTATAAGAAATTTCACTCAGACCGACAATAATTAGCTCCAATAGGAATATATTAGACGCTACTAATATTATTATGTTTCAAATGAAGCGCTATATCGTAAACGTATTATAATAACTCACTGTATTAATAAAGATGTATCTGCAATATTTAGAAGAAGGTATTTTGTTGTTATTTTGAGGTATATTTAAATAAAATCCCTTCCCGCATTGGAGTAGCGCGTTGATTTGACTTGGTCGAAGCATGGACCGGTTCATGGGGCTTCGGTGCGTCCTTTTGCTCCACCTCACTATATGCTGATAAGCCGACCCTTAATCACCGGAACGACTAGTACTCACGATCGTGCAAGGTCCGGCTATAGAGCGCGCGCATTTCGCCCCAGCCGCGCACGGGGGCGGAGTGATCGTAGACGTGAAAGTCCGGCATCATCCAACCATGCGCGGCCGGATAGATCTGCGTCGTCTACCGCACGTTGGCCTGCATTCGGGCTGTCTCCCATCACATGGCCATTGCGGGCAGGTAGCTGCCGGCGTTCTCGGCCGCTGCGATGTTGATCTCGGCCGTCAACTTCGACGCGAACGGGTAAGGGCCCGTGGACGCGACCGTCCCCCCTCCCTGGAAGGGAGGCGCCCGCCAGTTGGGTGAATGCCCGAGCCCTCCGGGAAGCGAGACCATGCCGGAACGGACGACGGAAGTCCGAGATCGACCTCCCCATCTCGGGGCGGCAGGAATGGTAGCGGTTCGCGGTGATCGCCCGGCGGCAAGGCGACCCGCCCTCGTCACGAGGGGGGCGCTCGTTCCAGGCGGAGCGGCGTCGCGCCGGACCCGGTCTCACTCGTCGGTGGAGAACATCTCGTCGAAGGAATAGCCGGAGCCGCGTACGGTGCGGATCGGGTCGCTCTGGCGCGGGCGGTTGATGGCCTTGCGCAGGCGGCCCACATGGACGTCCACCGTGCGCTCGTCGATATAGACGTCGTGGCCCCAGACCCCGTCGAGGAGCTGCTCCCGCGAGAATACCCGGCCGGGGCTCTGCATCAGGAATTCGAGGAGCTTGAACTCGGTGGGGCCGAGATGGATCTCGCGGCCCTGGCGGCGGATGCGGTGGCTGACCCGGTCGAGCTCGATATTGCCGGCGATGAGCAGGTCCGCCACGTGGCTGGGCTTGGCCCGGCGCAGGAGCGCGCGGACCCGGGCGAGCAGTTCCGGCACCGAGAACGGCTTGACGATGTAATCGTCGGCGCCGGTGCCGAGGCCGCGGATGCGGTCGCCCTCCTCGCCGCGCGCCGTCAGCATGATGACCGGCAGCCGCTCGGTCTCGCGCCGGGCGCGGATGCGGCGGCACAGCTCGATGCCGGAGAGACCGGGCATCATCCAGTCGAGGAGGACGAGGTCGGGAACCTGCTCTTGAAGGCGCAGATCGGCCTCGTCGCCGCGCGCGGCGGTATCGACGACGAAGCCCTCCGCTTCGAGGTTGTAGCGGAGGAGAAGGGTCAGGGCCTCCTCGTCCTCGACGATCAGGATGCGCGTACTCATGCGGGTGTTTTCAGGGTGAGGGCGGCCGTCCCGTCACGCACAGGACGGCCGCGCGACGATCGTGCCGGAACGGCCCGACCGGAGGAACGGTCAGGCGCTGGCAGGCAACGACACGGTGGCGTAGTTCGATGCGTCGTTCTTCGGGCGATCCTGTTCGGCCAGTTCGTTCGTGCCGGTGACGAGGTAGTGGATCGTCTCGGCGATGTTGGTGGTGTGGTCGCCGATCCGCTCGATGTTCTTGGCACAGAACAGCAGGTGCGTGCAGAACGAGATGTTGCGCGGATCTTCCATCATGTAGGTCAGCAATTCGCGGAAGAGCGAGTTGTAGAGCGCGTCGATGGCATCGTCACGCTCCCAGACGTCGAGGGCGGCCTTCACGTCCTGGCTCGCATAGGCGTCGAGGACGTCCTTCAGCTGCTCCTGCACCAGATCGCCCATGTGCTGGACGGCGATGACGATCTTCTGCGGCTGGATCTGCTCGGCGATGGCCACCACGCGCTTGGCGACGTTCTTCGACAGGTCGCCGATGCGCTCCAGATCGTTCGAGACCCGGATGGCCGAGACCGTCTCTCGCAGGTCGATGGCGAGCGGCTGACGCTTGGCGATGAGCAGGATCGCCCGCTCCTCGATCTCGTGCTGGAGGGCGTCGAGGCGCTTGTCGGCGCCGATCACCGCCTGGGCCAGGGGCACGTCCCGGCGCACCAGGGCGTTGCCGGAATCGGTCATCATCTTCTCGGCGATCCCGCCCATCTCGGAAATCGAGCGGCGCAGGTTTTCCAGTTCCGTATCGTAGGAACTGACGATGTGGTTGGGCATGCTCGCACTCCTCGACCGAGGCCGCCCCGGGCGGCCTGCATCGCGTAGATCGGGACCGGTGCCGCGGAGCGCGGCCCCGGCGGGCTCAGCCGAAGCGGCCGGTGATGTAGTCCTGGGTCTGGCGCTTCTCGGGGTTCATGAAGATCCGCGTGGTGGGGCCGAACTCCACCAGTTCGCCGAGATACATGAACGCCGTGAACTGCGAGATGCGTGCCGCCTGCTGCATGTTGTGCGTGACGATGACGATCGTGAACTCGGAGCGCAGCTGCTCGATCAGTTCCTCGATGCGGCCCGTGGAGATCGGGTCGAGGGCCGAGGTCGGCTCGTCGAACAGGATCACCTCGGGACGCTGGGCCACGGTGCGGGCGATGCAGAGGCGCTGCTGCTGGCCGCCGGAGAGGCCCATGCCGGACTGCTTGAGCTTGTCCTTCACCTCGTCCCACAGGGCGGCCTTGCGCAGGGATTCCTCGACGCGGATGTCGAGATCGGCCTTGGGCAGCTTCTCGTAGAGGCGCAGGCCGAAGGCGACGTTGTCGTAGATCGACATCGGGAACGGCGTCGGCTTCTGGAACACCATGCCGATGCGCGAGCGCAGCTCGTTGAGATCGACCTTGGCGTCGAGGACGTTCTGGCCGTCGAGGAGGATCTGCCCCTCGGCGCGCTGCTCGGGGTAGAGGCTGTAGATCCGGTTGAAGGTGCGCAGGAGGGTCGACTTCCCGCAGCCGGACGGGCCGATCAGCGCGGTGACCTGCCGGTCGTGGAAGTTGAGGTTGACCGACTTCAGGCCGTGGAAGGAGCCGTAATAGAAGTTCAGGTCCTTCACGGCGATGCGCACGGGGGCCTGCTCGTCGGCCTTGTGGCGGCCGGTCAGCTGAGCTTGCGTGATCGCGGGAGCGGCGTTCATCGGGTGCGTGTCCTTGTCGAGGGCTGGATGGGACGGGGGCGCGGGGTCAGCGCGCCCGCTCGCTCTTGATGACGAAGCGGGCCACGATCGAGAGGGCGAGGATCGTGGCGGTGATGAGGAGGGCGCCTGCCCAGGCGAGCTGCTGCCAGTTCGAGTAGGGCGAGAGGGCGAACTGGTAGATCATCACCGGAAGGTTCGGGATGCCGCCCATGAGGTTGGGCGAGAACCAGCTGTTGTTGTTGAGCGCGGTGAAGAGCAGCGGCGCGGTCTCGCCGGCGATGCGGGCGAGCGCCAGGATGATGCCGGTGACGATACCGGCGCTGGCACCGCGCCAGGTGATGCTCTTGATGACGATGGAGGGCGGTGCGCCCAAAGCCGCGCCGGCCTCGCGCAGCGTCGAGGGCACGAGGCGGAGCATGTCCTCGGTGGTGCGCACGATCACCGGGGTGGCGATGATGGCCAGCGCCACGCCGCCGGCCCAGCCCGAATAGGTCCCCATCGGCCGCACCATCAGGGTGTAGACGAACAGGCCGATGAGGATCGAGGGCGCCGAGAGCAGGATGTCGTTGAGGAAGCGGATCACGTCGGCGAGCTTCGAGTGGCGGCCGTACTCGGCGAGATAGGTGCCGGCCATGACGCCCACCGGCGTCGCGATGACGATGCCGATCAGGGTTAGGACCAGGCTGCCCAGGATGGCGTTGGCGATGCCGCCGCCTTCCGATCCGGGGCCGGGCGTCGGCTCGGTGAAGAGCAGCGGCGAGAAGCCCTTCACGCCCTCGACGATGAGCATGAGCAGGATCGAGCCCAGCACGACGATGCCGATGAGCGTCGCCACGGTGCTTCCGACGATGAGCAGCTTGTCCGCCACGCGGCGGCTCGACCGGACGCGGCTGGCCTTGAGCGGCGGCGCGTCGTTGGTGGTTAGGGTATTCACGGCGTCCATGGTTCGGGCTCCAGGGGGCTCAGGCGACCTTCACGCGCCGGACGAGCAGGCGTGCGACGATCAGGACGACGAAGGTGATGACGAAGAGGATGCAGCCGAGCGCCATCAGCGAGTTGAGCTGTAGGCCGTCGGCCTCGTTGAACTCGTTGGCGATGCGCGAAGCGATGGTGGAGCCGGGATCGAAGATCGAGCCGGACAGGCGGTTGGCGTTGCCGATGACGAAGGTCACCGCCATGGTCTCGCCGAGCGCGCGACCGAGGCCGAGCATCACTGCGCCGATGATCGACACCGAGGCCTGCGGCACCAGGACGTGGCGGACCACCTCCCAGGTGGTGCAGCCGATGCCGTAGGCGCTCTCGCGCAGCACGGTGGGGATCTGGTCGAGCATGTCGCGGGTGATCGAGGCGACGAAAGGCACGATCATGATGGCGAGGATGATGCCCGCCGTGAGGATGCCGACGCCGGAGGGAACCCGCGCGTAGAACAGCGTGCCGACGATGGGCAGGCCCTCGACGAGGCTCGACACCGGCATCTGCACGTAATGGGCGAAGAGCGGGGCGAAGATGAACAGGCCCCACATGCCGTAGATGATGCTCGGCACCGAGGCGAGAAGCTCGATCGTCATCGAGACGGGCTTCCTCGCCCAGCCGGGGCAGAGCTGGGTCAGGTAGACGGCGATGCCGATGGAGATCGGCACGCCGATGACGAGGGCGAGAAGGGCCGAGACCAGGGTGCCGACGATGGCCACGAGGGCGCCGTACTGCTCCTGGCCGATGTTCCAGGCACTGGAGGTGACGAAGCCGAAGCCGAACTCCCTGAAGGCCGGCCAGCCGCCATAGGCGATCGAGGCGAGGATGCCCGCGAGGAAGAGGAGGACCAGCAGCGCCGACGCGTAGGAGGCGGCGCGGAAGAGCTGGTCGCCGAGGCCGCCCGGCTTCTTGCGAGCGGGGGAGCCCGTGCGGGCCAGCGAAATCTGTTCAGTCAAGGCGGCCATCCGACGTCTGCTTCTTCACCTTGAGGGCTCGTATAGTGCGAGGTAGCGAGTGGCGAGGTGGAACACCGCGTCCTCTCGTGGCGCAGGCCCGGCGTTTTTGCCGGGCCTGTGCGGTTTTAGGAGTTCGGCTGGAAGGCTGCCTCAGAAGACGGGCTTGCCGTCCTTGCCCTTGATTTCCTTCCACTCGGTGTGGACGAGGGAGACGACGTTGTCGGGCAGGGGCACGTAGTCGAGGTCGGTGGCGAGCTTGTCGCCGTTCTTGTAGGCCCAGTCGAAGAACTTCAGCACGTCGGCGGACTTGGCCGGATCGGCCGGGTCCTTGTAGACGAGGATGAAGGTGGCGGCGGTGATCGGCCAGGCATCGTCACCGGCCTGGTTGACGAGGGAGATGCCGAAGCCCGGGGCGGCCTTCCAGTCGGCGGAGGCGGCGGCGGCCTGAAACGCCTTGTCGTCGGGAGCCGGGAACTTGCCGGCCTTGTTCTGGATCAGCGAGTAGCTAAGCTTGTTCTGCTTGGCGTAGGCCGATTCCACGTAGCCGATGGAGTTCGGCACTTGCTTGACGGTGGCGGTGACGCCCTCGTTGCCCTTGCCGCCCTGGCCGGCGGGCCAGCTGACCGTGGTGGCCGCACCGAATTCCTTCTTCCAGCTCTCGGAGACCGCGCTGAGATAGGTGGTGAAGATGCTGGTCGTGCCGGACGCGTCCGAACGGTAGACCGGGGTGATCGGCGCGTCGGGGAGCTTCAGCCCCTGGTTCACCGCGGCGATCTTGGCATCGCTCCACTTGGTGATCTTGTTGGCGTAGATGTCGGCGATGAGCTCACCGGTGAGCTTGAGCTTGCCCGGCTCGACACCGGCGATGTTCACCACGGTGACGACGCCGCCCATGACGGTGGGGAACTGGACGAGGCCGTCCTTCTCCAGGGCCGGGCCCTTGAGCGGCGCGTCGGTGGCGCCGAAATCGACGGTCTTGGCCTGGATCTGCTTGATGCCGCCGCCCGAGCCGATGGACTGGTAGTTGAGGCCCGTGCCGGTCTCCTTGCGGTAGGCTTCGGCCCATTTCGAATAGACCGGGAAGGGGAAGGTCGCACCGGCACCGGTGATGTCGGCGGCCTGGGCGACGGCGCCGAACTGCGCGGTGGCGAGCCCGATGGCGAGGGCGAAATGGAAGGGTTTCACGGTGGCTCTCCGTAATCTGTCCAGGCGCTGTACGTGCCGCGCTGCAAGAGCAATCCTGCTGCAGCGCACCGTTACCCGCCCGATCATGCTGGCTCTATGACGGAGCCATGACAGATCGATGACAGGGGCCGTCCGTTGACCGCATCAGCGGTGTGGGACAGGGAGAAAGCGGGGTGTGGACCGATGCCCGGACGAGGCGGCACGGTTTGGCGGCCTCGCGCGTTATACGATTCGGCGATGTCGACGACGGAGCAGCCCGTCTCGCCAGCCGTCCTGGAAGGTCAGCGACTTGGAGAACGAATCGAGCGTGACACCCACCGGGGGTGATGGCGATGCCGATTTCCTCGCCCTGCATGCGCGCAGGGAGGATCTGGAGCTCGACCTCTCCCGCGCCCAGCAGCGCCGGCAGTTCGGGACCGATCCGGACGAGGTCGCGAAAGCCGGCGAGGACGAGCGCGCCCTGCTGGCGGAGCTCGACGCGGTGATGACCCTGATCCGCGGCGCCGAGTACCAGCGCATGCCGGGGGCTCGCCGCTGGTAGCGGCGACGGGCCGGCCGGGGTGAAGGAACCGGGACCGCCTCAGCCCACGCGGCGGCGGTCGCGTTCCTTGTGCCGGAGGCGCAGCAGAAGGTCGATCTGGCCGTCCGGAATCGGCTGCGTGTCGAACGTGTCTTCGTAGATCGCCCGGAGAGTGCCGCCGAGATGGTGGCGGGTCGGACTCGTCAGAATCGGCAGCCCGTCCGACTCGTTCACAGGCCGGGGATCGGTCTCACCGTCTCCCAGATCCATCACGCGATCTCCCGATGTGCCGACGCGTTTCCATAAGATTCCCTGCGTCGTACCCCTACCATCGCGCAAGATGGTTAACCGAAGGTTAAGATCGC
This region includes:
- the bdlA_1 gene encoding Biofilm dispersion protein BdlA; the encoded protein is MRPAHRGDSYVPFFDTDLRALMTAVDKSTARIEFAPDGTVLTANTLFLDLMGYTLSDLKGQNHVRFVSAAEQGSEAYRAFWEALRHGEPQTREFKRFAKNGREVWIQATYNPVLDRAGRVIRVVKFATDVTQQVLRNIDHDGQLGALQRSQAVIEFALDGTILNANANFLSAVGYALDEVQGRHHSMFVEPAEREGEAYREFWSVLGKGEFSSGEFKRIAKGGREVWIQATYNPIRDRDGVPIKVVKFATDITGQKLQVADAMAQLAAVNRSQAVIEFAPDATVLDANTNFLKSLGYAIEEIRGRPHAMFVEPGYAQTTDYAAFWDRLRGGSFSSGMFQRFGKGGRAVWIQASYNPIFDPSGRLIKIVKYASDVTANMEARSVAVEAAERTLDHVQAVTDAADAMNASALSISRSMIQSKTVVDDIHGRAGEADAATERLRAAAHAMSGVATMITDIAQQINLLALNATIEAARAGAAGRGFAVVATEVKNLAGQAAAATNRISSEITGMQAVSSEVATTLASITAAIGTISQHVDGVTASMDEQAHATGEILASMQQAADGVSSISTGLDNWTIGMEERRANRRTRILLAAHIHVSDGGRIACSIRDLSDGGARLHVRLHTTVPERFVLIVDVDGRRFDCLVRHRLGASMNVQFLESEDTKPARAVGF
- the phoB gene encoding Phosphate regulon transcriptional regulatory protein PhoB, which codes for MSTRILIVEDEEALTLLLRYNLEAEGFVVDTAARGDEADLRLQEQVPDLVLLDWMMPGLSGIELCRRIRARRETERLPVIMLTARGEEGDRIRGLGTGADDYIVKPFSVPELLARVRALLRRAKPSHVADLLIAGNIELDRVSHRIRRQGREIHLGPTEFKLLEFLMQSPGRVFSREQLLDGVWGHDVYIDERTVDVHVGRLRKAINRPRQSDPIRTVRGSGYSFDEMFSTDE
- a CDS encoding hypothetical protein (Phosphate-specific transport system accessory protein PhoU homolog) → MPNHIVSSYDTELENLRRSISEMGGIAEKMMTDSGNALVRRDVPLAQAVIGADKRLDALQHEIEERAILLIAKRQPLAIDLRETVSAIRVSNDLERIGDLSKNVAKRVVAIAEQIQPQKIVIAVQHMGDLVQEQLKDVLDAYASQDVKAALDVWERDDAIDALYNSLFRELLTYMMEDPRNISFCTHLLFCAKNIERIGDHTTNIAETIHYLVTGTNELAEQDRPKNDASNYATVSLPASA
- the pstB gene encoding Phosphate import ATP-binding protein PstB, with the protein product MNAAPAITQAQLTGRHKADEQAPVRIAVKDLNFYYGSFHGLKSVNLNFHDRQVTALIGPSGCGKSTLLRTFNRIYSLYPEQRAEGQILLDGQNVLDAKVDLNELRSRIGMVFQKPTPFPMSIYDNVAFGLRLYEKLPKADLDIRVEESLRKAALWDEVKDKLKQSGMGLSGGQQQRLCIARTVAQRPEVILFDEPTSALDPISTGRIEELIEQLRSEFTIVIVTHNMQQAARISQFTAFMYLGELVEFGPTTRIFMNPEKRQTQDYITGRFG
- the pstA gene encoding Phosphate transport system permease protein PstA, producing MDAVNTLTTNDAPPLKASRVRSSRRVADKLLIVGSTVATLIGIVVLGSILLMLIVEGVKGFSPLLFTEPTPGPGSEGGGIANAILGSLVLTLIGIVIATPVGVMAGTYLAEYGRHSKLADVIRFLNDILLSAPSILIGLFVYTLMVRPMGTYSGWAGGVALAIIATPVIVRTTEDMLRLVPSTLREAGAALGAPPSIVIKSITWRGASAGIVTGIILALARIAGETAPLLFTALNNNSWFSPNLMGGIPNLPVMIYQFALSPYSNWQQLAWAGALLITATILALSIVARFVIKSERAR
- the pstC gene encoding Phosphate transport system permease protein PstC, yielding MAALTEQISLARTGSPARKKPGGLGDQLFRAASYASALLVLLFLAGILASIAYGGWPAFREFGFGFVTSSAWNIGQEQYGALVAIVGTLVSALLALVIGVPISIGIAVYLTQLCPGWARKPVSMTIELLASVPSIIYGMWGLFIFAPLFAHYVQMPVSSLVEGLPIVGTLFYARVPSGVGILTAGIILAIMIVPFVASITRDMLDQIPTVLRESAYGIGCTTWEVVRHVLVPQASVSIIGAVMLGLGRALGETMAVTFVIGNANRLSGSIFDPGSTIASRIANEFNEADGLQLNSLMALGCILFVITFVVLIVARLLVRRVKVA
- the pstS gene encoding Phosphate-binding protein PstS, translating into MKPFHFALAIGLATAQFGAVAQAADITGAGATFPFPVYSKWAEAYRKETGTGLNYQSIGSGGGIKQIQAKTVDFGATDAPLKGPALEKDGLVQFPTVMGGVVTVVNIAGVEPGKLKLTGELIADIYANKITKWSDAKIAAVNQGLKLPDAPITPVYRSDASGTTSIFTTYLSAVSESWKKEFGAATTVSWPAGQGGKGNEGVTATVKQVPNSIGYVESAYAKQNKLSYSLIQNKAGKFPAPDDKAFQAAAASADWKAAPGFGISLVNQAGDDAWPITAATFILVYKDPADPAKSADVLKFFDWAYKNGDKLATDLDYVPLPDNVVSLVHTEWKEIKGKDGKPVF